The Xiphophorus maculatus strain JP 163 A chromosome 23, X_maculatus-5.0-male, whole genome shotgun sequence genome contains a region encoding:
- the LOC102220990 gene encoding matrin-3-like isoform X2, with product MFPFRQPSDSDLRPDPRRYGSGAERDFFRPPQESLSPGPAPQDGVLSLLSSCGLEPEDLSVLAKLPEDILTVESLPQILKQIKGQKAPPPAFPPRPEEPFHLGTAKPLPARPPSPPPPSSSFKAFSSAPRDWERLRRQPVQYPLHLLSAESRPDRWPGQQAAGSGRSPPPPSSSSTRRAVDQDLRPRPPAYGKDGSSFSGSAGRTRPSRFSGSGDFRTAPPLDERRRDSRPSFSSRVPDRVPNLNRARDPASGAMPSKKQALDFHGTSPPAFPYSCSLCDIAVLSEKVWIQHVNTTGHADGQLNLLQRFPRWDCRLESAGRDENQSNHRRDGANPAPPPPRPNQNRDPQTSKKQQKASDKGKVVCAKFPPQAVDEASLRKLIEPFGKVGKILMFPSLAFVEMGSSDQAKDLVKFYSSSDPEARKVKVEFNISNAFSFLQSSQVVSFTPAPSGEDGRSDLLSIAKRFGEPLYTLFLPSKAFVEMKLSAEAQKLVDYYAASTLRINGATIQVAFSSEYRTLLRVPSAQKYEDEPAETKEPNRTRRARTRSGSRDRSRGGRRRRSGSGDRKRPETRTRTRSRSREQYGTSSPGQNQNQTEGKPKEPQNPESRSAEPQRDEGDDDDDDKAQPAAGEEEDQLADEDQSDSDIEGMEVIAEDGQNLDEEEEEEEEEEEEEEEEEQKPEPPGAGRTWTAAGKVLWREKLRSGNDFPDGGELEKTGAEEEEEVEFPVDLESCITLDEVKTDDEDEAPPADCRCEDVGKMGSGEPGPEPTGPTPDHESSGSVSRTQEEPEPSDQTRSTETLEPEPDRTGPEPESQTGSQKVLETRRAKTRSRKSSGDDGTRTGSDEEPDQRKTASRTAPEPGPEKRKATPENDDVPLKTLKRENGPEPGQNLSTAEPEADEEKKQQIKTDEQNQAEPEPREQESGAPPAEGAAEPQKPVGAEFVRPVVGYFCNLCQLIFIDEDEAKLQHCATPAHYRKYQVAMETSSPISVSVCGSLTCPLFVSGENWQRSVDELSYGSEPFASCCCKC from the exons ATGTTCCCGTTCCGACAGCCATCCGACTCGGACCTGCGGCCCGACCCTCGGCGCTACGGCTCTGGAGCGGAGCGGGACTTTTTCCGCCCCCCCCAGGAGTCTTTGTCGCCGGGCCCCGCCCCCCAGGATGGCGTCCTGAGCCTGCTGAGCAGCTGCGGCCTGGAGCCGGAGGACCTGTCGGTGCTGGCCAAGCTTCCTGAGGACATCCTGACCGTCGAGTCTCTTCCTCAGATCCTCAAGCAGATCAAAGGCCAGAAAGCTCCGCCCCCGGCGTTCCCCCCCCGGCCGGAGGAGCCGTTCCACCTGGGGACCGCCAAGCCTTTACCTGCCAGGCCGCCCTCTCCGCCGCCCCCTTCCTCCTCATTCAAGGCCTTTAGCTCCGCCCCCAGGGACTGGGAGCGGCTCCGCCGCCAGCCGGTCCAGTACCCGCTGCACCTGCTCTCTGCCGAGTCCCGGCCGGACCGCTGGCCAGGTCAGCAGGCCGCCGGGTCAGGCAGGTCCCCCCCGCCGCCGTCCTCTTCGTCGACCAGGCGGGCTGTAGACCAGGACCTCAGGCCACGCCCCCCCGCCTATGGTAAGGACGGTTCCTCCTTCAGCGGGTCAGCGGGCAGAACCCGTCCTTCCCGTTTCTCCGGGTCAGGTGATTTCAGGACGGCTCCTCCTCTTGATGAGCGCCGCCGCGACTCCAGGCCGTCCTTCAGCAGCCGTGTCCCGGACCGAGTTCCGAACCTGAACCGGGCCCGCGACCCGGCCTCCGGCGCCATGCCCTCTAAGAAACAAGCTCTGGACTTCCACGGAACGTCACCGCCGGCGTTCCCGTATTCGTGCTCGCTGTGTGACATCGCCGTTCTGTCAGAGAAG GTTTGGATTCAGCACGTCAACACGACTGGACACGCAGACGGGCAGCTCAACCTGCTGCAGCG GTTTCCACGGTGGGACTGTCGCCTGGAAAGCGCTGGAAG GGACGAGAACCAATCAAACCACAGGAGAGATGGAGCAAATCCCGCCCCGCCGCCCCCCAGACCCAATCAGAACCGAG ATCCACAGACGTCCAAGAAGCAGCAGAAG gcgTCAGATAAAGGGAAGGTGGTGTGTGCCAAGTTCCCTCCTCAGGCTGTGGACGAGGCGTCTCTGAGGAAACTCATCGAGCCGTTTGGAAAGGTCGGAAAAATCCTCATGTTTCCGTCTCTG GCCTTCGTAGAGATGGGTTCCTCCGATCAGGCCAAGGACCTGGTCAAGTTCTACAGCAGTTCTGACCCAGAAGCCAGGAAGGTGAAGGTGGAGTTCAACATCTCCAACGCCTTCAGCTTCCTGCAG AGCTCCCAGGTGGTGAGCTTCACTCCAGCGCCGAGCGGCGAGGACGGCCGGTCCGATCTGCTCAGCATCGCCAAGCGCTTCGGGGAGCCGCTCTACACGCTCTTCCTGCCCTCCAAG gccTTTGTGGAGATGAAGCTGTCGGCTGAGGCCCAGAAGCTGGTGGACTACTACGCGGCCAGCACCCTGCGGATCAACGGCGCCACCATCCAGGTGGCCTTCTCCTCCGAGTACCGGACCCTGCT GCGGGTTCCGTCGGCCCAGAAGTACGAAGACGAGCCGGCCGAGACCAAGGAGCCCAACAGAACCCGACGGGCCAGGACCCGGTCCGGGTCCAGAGACCGGTCCAGGGGAGGGCGGCGGAGACGGAGCGGTTCTGGAGACAGGAAGAGACcagagaccagaaccagaacccggtcCAGGTCCAGAGAACAATATGGAACCAGTTCTCCcgggcagaaccagaaccagacggaGGGGAAGCCCAAAGAACCACAGAACCCAG AGTCCAGATCGGCTGAACCTCAGAGAGAtgaaggtgatgatgatgatgatgataaagcCCAGCCAGCGGCTGGGGAAGAGGAGGACCAGCTGGCTGATGAAGATCA GTCCGACAGCGACATCGAGGGCATGGAGGTCATCGCCGAGGACGGACAGAACctggacgaggaggaggaggaggaggaggaggaggaggaggaggaggaggaggaggagcagaaaccagaaccaCCTGGAGCAGGTCGGACCTGGACCGCCGCAGGAAAAGTTCTCTGGAGGGAAAAACTGAGATCAGGAAATGATTTTCCAGATGGAGGAGAGCTGGAGAAGACCggagctgaggaagaggag gaagtagaattCCCGGTGGATCTGGAGAGCTGCATCACTCTGGACGAGGTGAAGACGGACGATGAAG ATGAAGCTCCGCCTGCCGACTGTCGCTGCGAGGATGTCGGGAAGATGGGTTCTGGAGAACCCGGTCCGGAGCCGACTGGACCGACTCCAGACCATGAAAGTTCTGGTTCCGTCTCCAGAACccaggaggaaccagaaccttcagatCAGACGAGGTCCACTGAGACTCTGGagccagaaccagacagaaccggTCCGGAGCCAGAGAGCCAGACCGGATCCCAGAAGGTTCTGGAGACACGACGGGCCAAGACCCGGTCCAGGAAGTCATCGGGAGACGACGGtaccagaaccggttctgacGAGGAACCCGATCAAAGAAAGACCGCCTCCAGAACCGCTCCAGAACCCGGTCCTGAAAAACGAAAAGCAACTCCTGAGAACGACGACGTTCCTCTGAAGACGCTCAAGAGGGAGAAcggaccagaaccgggtcagaacctgaGCACGGCGGAACCAGAGGCTGACGAAGagaaaaagcagcaaataaaGACAGACGAGCAGAAccaagcagaaccagaaccacgtGAACAG GAGTCTGGAGCgccaccagcagagggcgccgctgagCCGCAGAAACCTGTCG GAGCCGAGTTCGTTCGTCCCGTCGTCGGTTACTTCTGCAACCTCTGTCAGCTGATCTTCATCGATGAAGATGAAGCCAAGCTGCAGCACTGCGCCACGCCGGCCCACTACAGGAAGTACCAGGTCGCCATGGAAACCAGCAGCCCAATTAGCGTTTCTGTTTGCGGCTCGCTAACGTGTCCTCTGTTTGTTTCAGGAGAAAACTGGCAAAGATCTGTGGATGAGCTGAGTTACGGATCAGAACCGTTcgcttcctgctgctgtaaaTGTTAG
- the LOC102220990 gene encoding matrin-3-like isoform X1, translated as MFPFRQPSDSDLRPDPRRYGSGAERDFFRPPQESLSPGPAPQDGVLSLLSSCGLEPEDLSVLAKLPEDILTVESLPQILKQIKGQKAPPPAFPPRPEEPFHLGTAKPLPARPPSPPPPSSSFKAFSSAPRDWERLRRQPVQYPLHLLSAESRPDRWPGQQAAGSGRSPPPPSSSSTRRAVDQDLRPRPPAYGKDGSSFSGSAGRTRPSRFSGSGDFRTAPPLDERRRDSRPSFSSRVPDRVPNLNRARDPASGAMPSKKQALDFHGTSPPAFPYSCSLCDIAVLSEKVWIQHVNTTGHADGQLNLLQRFPRWDCRLESAGRDENQSNHRRDGANPAPPPPRPNQNRADPQTSKKQQKASDKGKVVCAKFPPQAVDEASLRKLIEPFGKVGKILMFPSLAFVEMGSSDQAKDLVKFYSSSDPEARKVKVEFNISNAFSFLQSSQVVSFTPAPSGEDGRSDLLSIAKRFGEPLYTLFLPSKAFVEMKLSAEAQKLVDYYAASTLRINGATIQVAFSSEYRTLLRVPSAQKYEDEPAETKEPNRTRRARTRSGSRDRSRGGRRRRSGSGDRKRPETRTRTRSRSREQYGTSSPGQNQNQTEGKPKEPQNPESRSAEPQRDEGDDDDDDKAQPAAGEEEDQLADEDQSDSDIEGMEVIAEDGQNLDEEEEEEEEEEEEEEEEEQKPEPPGAGRTWTAAGKVLWREKLRSGNDFPDGGELEKTGAEEEEEVEFPVDLESCITLDEVKTDDEDEAPPADCRCEDVGKMGSGEPGPEPTGPTPDHESSGSVSRTQEEPEPSDQTRSTETLEPEPDRTGPEPESQTGSQKVLETRRAKTRSRKSSGDDGTRTGSDEEPDQRKTASRTAPEPGPEKRKATPENDDVPLKTLKRENGPEPGQNLSTAEPEADEEKKQQIKTDEQNQAEPEPREQESGAPPAEGAAEPQKPVGAEFVRPVVGYFCNLCQLIFIDEDEAKLQHCATPAHYRKYQVAMETSSPISVSVCGSLTCPLFVSGENWQRSVDELSYGSEPFASCCCKC; from the exons ATGTTCCCGTTCCGACAGCCATCCGACTCGGACCTGCGGCCCGACCCTCGGCGCTACGGCTCTGGAGCGGAGCGGGACTTTTTCCGCCCCCCCCAGGAGTCTTTGTCGCCGGGCCCCGCCCCCCAGGATGGCGTCCTGAGCCTGCTGAGCAGCTGCGGCCTGGAGCCGGAGGACCTGTCGGTGCTGGCCAAGCTTCCTGAGGACATCCTGACCGTCGAGTCTCTTCCTCAGATCCTCAAGCAGATCAAAGGCCAGAAAGCTCCGCCCCCGGCGTTCCCCCCCCGGCCGGAGGAGCCGTTCCACCTGGGGACCGCCAAGCCTTTACCTGCCAGGCCGCCCTCTCCGCCGCCCCCTTCCTCCTCATTCAAGGCCTTTAGCTCCGCCCCCAGGGACTGGGAGCGGCTCCGCCGCCAGCCGGTCCAGTACCCGCTGCACCTGCTCTCTGCCGAGTCCCGGCCGGACCGCTGGCCAGGTCAGCAGGCCGCCGGGTCAGGCAGGTCCCCCCCGCCGCCGTCCTCTTCGTCGACCAGGCGGGCTGTAGACCAGGACCTCAGGCCACGCCCCCCCGCCTATGGTAAGGACGGTTCCTCCTTCAGCGGGTCAGCGGGCAGAACCCGTCCTTCCCGTTTCTCCGGGTCAGGTGATTTCAGGACGGCTCCTCCTCTTGATGAGCGCCGCCGCGACTCCAGGCCGTCCTTCAGCAGCCGTGTCCCGGACCGAGTTCCGAACCTGAACCGGGCCCGCGACCCGGCCTCCGGCGCCATGCCCTCTAAGAAACAAGCTCTGGACTTCCACGGAACGTCACCGCCGGCGTTCCCGTATTCGTGCTCGCTGTGTGACATCGCCGTTCTGTCAGAGAAG GTTTGGATTCAGCACGTCAACACGACTGGACACGCAGACGGGCAGCTCAACCTGCTGCAGCG GTTTCCACGGTGGGACTGTCGCCTGGAAAGCGCTGGAAG GGACGAGAACCAATCAAACCACAGGAGAGATGGAGCAAATCCCGCCCCGCCGCCCCCCAGACCCAATCAGAACCGAG CAGATCCACAGACGTCCAAGAAGCAGCAGAAG gcgTCAGATAAAGGGAAGGTGGTGTGTGCCAAGTTCCCTCCTCAGGCTGTGGACGAGGCGTCTCTGAGGAAACTCATCGAGCCGTTTGGAAAGGTCGGAAAAATCCTCATGTTTCCGTCTCTG GCCTTCGTAGAGATGGGTTCCTCCGATCAGGCCAAGGACCTGGTCAAGTTCTACAGCAGTTCTGACCCAGAAGCCAGGAAGGTGAAGGTGGAGTTCAACATCTCCAACGCCTTCAGCTTCCTGCAG AGCTCCCAGGTGGTGAGCTTCACTCCAGCGCCGAGCGGCGAGGACGGCCGGTCCGATCTGCTCAGCATCGCCAAGCGCTTCGGGGAGCCGCTCTACACGCTCTTCCTGCCCTCCAAG gccTTTGTGGAGATGAAGCTGTCGGCTGAGGCCCAGAAGCTGGTGGACTACTACGCGGCCAGCACCCTGCGGATCAACGGCGCCACCATCCAGGTGGCCTTCTCCTCCGAGTACCGGACCCTGCT GCGGGTTCCGTCGGCCCAGAAGTACGAAGACGAGCCGGCCGAGACCAAGGAGCCCAACAGAACCCGACGGGCCAGGACCCGGTCCGGGTCCAGAGACCGGTCCAGGGGAGGGCGGCGGAGACGGAGCGGTTCTGGAGACAGGAAGAGACcagagaccagaaccagaacccggtcCAGGTCCAGAGAACAATATGGAACCAGTTCTCCcgggcagaaccagaaccagacggaGGGGAAGCCCAAAGAACCACAGAACCCAG AGTCCAGATCGGCTGAACCTCAGAGAGAtgaaggtgatgatgatgatgatgataaagcCCAGCCAGCGGCTGGGGAAGAGGAGGACCAGCTGGCTGATGAAGATCA GTCCGACAGCGACATCGAGGGCATGGAGGTCATCGCCGAGGACGGACAGAACctggacgaggaggaggaggaggaggaggaggaggaggaggaggaggaggaggaggagcagaaaccagaaccaCCTGGAGCAGGTCGGACCTGGACCGCCGCAGGAAAAGTTCTCTGGAGGGAAAAACTGAGATCAGGAAATGATTTTCCAGATGGAGGAGAGCTGGAGAAGACCggagctgaggaagaggag gaagtagaattCCCGGTGGATCTGGAGAGCTGCATCACTCTGGACGAGGTGAAGACGGACGATGAAG ATGAAGCTCCGCCTGCCGACTGTCGCTGCGAGGATGTCGGGAAGATGGGTTCTGGAGAACCCGGTCCGGAGCCGACTGGACCGACTCCAGACCATGAAAGTTCTGGTTCCGTCTCCAGAACccaggaggaaccagaaccttcagatCAGACGAGGTCCACTGAGACTCTGGagccagaaccagacagaaccggTCCGGAGCCAGAGAGCCAGACCGGATCCCAGAAGGTTCTGGAGACACGACGGGCCAAGACCCGGTCCAGGAAGTCATCGGGAGACGACGGtaccagaaccggttctgacGAGGAACCCGATCAAAGAAAGACCGCCTCCAGAACCGCTCCAGAACCCGGTCCTGAAAAACGAAAAGCAACTCCTGAGAACGACGACGTTCCTCTGAAGACGCTCAAGAGGGAGAAcggaccagaaccgggtcagaacctgaGCACGGCGGAACCAGAGGCTGACGAAGagaaaaagcagcaaataaaGACAGACGAGCAGAAccaagcagaaccagaaccacgtGAACAG GAGTCTGGAGCgccaccagcagagggcgccgctgagCCGCAGAAACCTGTCG GAGCCGAGTTCGTTCGTCCCGTCGTCGGTTACTTCTGCAACCTCTGTCAGCTGATCTTCATCGATGAAGATGAAGCCAAGCTGCAGCACTGCGCCACGCCGGCCCACTACAGGAAGTACCAGGTCGCCATGGAAACCAGCAGCCCAATTAGCGTTTCTGTTTGCGGCTCGCTAACGTGTCCTCTGTTTGTTTCAGGAGAAAACTGGCAAAGATCTGTGGATGAGCTGAGTTACGGATCAGAACCGTTcgcttcctgctgctgtaaaTGTTAG
- the LOC102220990 gene encoding matrin-3-like isoform X3 — MFPFRQPSDSDLRPDPRRYGSGAERDFFRPPQESLSPGPAPQDGVLSLLSSCGLEPEDLSVLAKLPEDILTVESLPQILKQIKGQKAPPPAFPPRPEEPFHLGTAKPLPARPPSPPPPSSSFKAFSSAPRDWERLRRQPVQYPLHLLSAESRPDRWPGQQAAGSGRSPPPPSSSSTRRAVDQDLRPRPPAYGKDGSSFSGSAGRTRPSRFSGSGDFRTAPPLDERRRDSRPSFSSRVPDRVPNLNRARDPASGAMPSKKQALDFHGTSPPAFPYSCSLCDIAVLSEKVWIQHVNTTGHADGQLNLLQRFPRWDCRLESAGRDENQSNHRRDGANPAPPPPRPNQNRADPQTSKKQQKASDKGKVVCAKFPPQAVDEASLRKLIEPFGKVGKILMFPSLAFVEMGSSDQAKDLVKFYSSSDPEARKVKVEFNISNAFSFLQSSQVVSFTPAPSGEDGRSDLLSIAKRFGEPLYTLFLPSKAFVEMKLSAEAQKLVDYYAASTLRINGATIQVAFSSEYRTLLRVPSAQKYEDEPAETKEPNRTRRARTRSGSRDRSRGGRRRRSGSGDRKRPETRTRTRSRSREQYGTSSPGQNQNQTEGKPKEPQNPESRSAEPQRDEGDDDDDDKAQPAAGEEEDQLADEDQSDSDIEGMEVIAEDGQNLDEEEEEEEEEEEEEEEEEQKPEPPGAGRTWTAAGKVLWREKLRSGNDFPDGGELEKTGAEEEEEVEFPVDLESCITLDEVKTDDEDEAPPADCRCEDVGKMGSGEPGPEPTGPTPDHESSGSVSRTQEEPEPSDQTRSTETLEPEPDRTGPEPESQTGSQKVLETRRAKTRSRKSSGDDGTRTGSDEEPDQRKTASRTAPEPGPEKRKATPENDDVPLKTLKRENGPEPGQNLSTAEPEADEEKKQQIKTDEQNQAEPEPREQESGAPPAEGAAEPQKPVGAEFVRPVVGYFCNLCQLIFIDEDEAKLQHCATPAHYRKYQEKTGKDLWMS, encoded by the exons ATGTTCCCGTTCCGACAGCCATCCGACTCGGACCTGCGGCCCGACCCTCGGCGCTACGGCTCTGGAGCGGAGCGGGACTTTTTCCGCCCCCCCCAGGAGTCTTTGTCGCCGGGCCCCGCCCCCCAGGATGGCGTCCTGAGCCTGCTGAGCAGCTGCGGCCTGGAGCCGGAGGACCTGTCGGTGCTGGCCAAGCTTCCTGAGGACATCCTGACCGTCGAGTCTCTTCCTCAGATCCTCAAGCAGATCAAAGGCCAGAAAGCTCCGCCCCCGGCGTTCCCCCCCCGGCCGGAGGAGCCGTTCCACCTGGGGACCGCCAAGCCTTTACCTGCCAGGCCGCCCTCTCCGCCGCCCCCTTCCTCCTCATTCAAGGCCTTTAGCTCCGCCCCCAGGGACTGGGAGCGGCTCCGCCGCCAGCCGGTCCAGTACCCGCTGCACCTGCTCTCTGCCGAGTCCCGGCCGGACCGCTGGCCAGGTCAGCAGGCCGCCGGGTCAGGCAGGTCCCCCCCGCCGCCGTCCTCTTCGTCGACCAGGCGGGCTGTAGACCAGGACCTCAGGCCACGCCCCCCCGCCTATGGTAAGGACGGTTCCTCCTTCAGCGGGTCAGCGGGCAGAACCCGTCCTTCCCGTTTCTCCGGGTCAGGTGATTTCAGGACGGCTCCTCCTCTTGATGAGCGCCGCCGCGACTCCAGGCCGTCCTTCAGCAGCCGTGTCCCGGACCGAGTTCCGAACCTGAACCGGGCCCGCGACCCGGCCTCCGGCGCCATGCCCTCTAAGAAACAAGCTCTGGACTTCCACGGAACGTCACCGCCGGCGTTCCCGTATTCGTGCTCGCTGTGTGACATCGCCGTTCTGTCAGAGAAG GTTTGGATTCAGCACGTCAACACGACTGGACACGCAGACGGGCAGCTCAACCTGCTGCAGCG GTTTCCACGGTGGGACTGTCGCCTGGAAAGCGCTGGAAG GGACGAGAACCAATCAAACCACAGGAGAGATGGAGCAAATCCCGCCCCGCCGCCCCCCAGACCCAATCAGAACCGAG CAGATCCACAGACGTCCAAGAAGCAGCAGAAG gcgTCAGATAAAGGGAAGGTGGTGTGTGCCAAGTTCCCTCCTCAGGCTGTGGACGAGGCGTCTCTGAGGAAACTCATCGAGCCGTTTGGAAAGGTCGGAAAAATCCTCATGTTTCCGTCTCTG GCCTTCGTAGAGATGGGTTCCTCCGATCAGGCCAAGGACCTGGTCAAGTTCTACAGCAGTTCTGACCCAGAAGCCAGGAAGGTGAAGGTGGAGTTCAACATCTCCAACGCCTTCAGCTTCCTGCAG AGCTCCCAGGTGGTGAGCTTCACTCCAGCGCCGAGCGGCGAGGACGGCCGGTCCGATCTGCTCAGCATCGCCAAGCGCTTCGGGGAGCCGCTCTACACGCTCTTCCTGCCCTCCAAG gccTTTGTGGAGATGAAGCTGTCGGCTGAGGCCCAGAAGCTGGTGGACTACTACGCGGCCAGCACCCTGCGGATCAACGGCGCCACCATCCAGGTGGCCTTCTCCTCCGAGTACCGGACCCTGCT GCGGGTTCCGTCGGCCCAGAAGTACGAAGACGAGCCGGCCGAGACCAAGGAGCCCAACAGAACCCGACGGGCCAGGACCCGGTCCGGGTCCAGAGACCGGTCCAGGGGAGGGCGGCGGAGACGGAGCGGTTCTGGAGACAGGAAGAGACcagagaccagaaccagaacccggtcCAGGTCCAGAGAACAATATGGAACCAGTTCTCCcgggcagaaccagaaccagacggaGGGGAAGCCCAAAGAACCACAGAACCCAG AGTCCAGATCGGCTGAACCTCAGAGAGAtgaaggtgatgatgatgatgatgataaagcCCAGCCAGCGGCTGGGGAAGAGGAGGACCAGCTGGCTGATGAAGATCA GTCCGACAGCGACATCGAGGGCATGGAGGTCATCGCCGAGGACGGACAGAACctggacgaggaggaggaggaggaggaggaggaggaggaggaggaggaggaggaggagcagaaaccagaaccaCCTGGAGCAGGTCGGACCTGGACCGCCGCAGGAAAAGTTCTCTGGAGGGAAAAACTGAGATCAGGAAATGATTTTCCAGATGGAGGAGAGCTGGAGAAGACCggagctgaggaagaggag gaagtagaattCCCGGTGGATCTGGAGAGCTGCATCACTCTGGACGAGGTGAAGACGGACGATGAAG ATGAAGCTCCGCCTGCCGACTGTCGCTGCGAGGATGTCGGGAAGATGGGTTCTGGAGAACCCGGTCCGGAGCCGACTGGACCGACTCCAGACCATGAAAGTTCTGGTTCCGTCTCCAGAACccaggaggaaccagaaccttcagatCAGACGAGGTCCACTGAGACTCTGGagccagaaccagacagaaccggTCCGGAGCCAGAGAGCCAGACCGGATCCCAGAAGGTTCTGGAGACACGACGGGCCAAGACCCGGTCCAGGAAGTCATCGGGAGACGACGGtaccagaaccggttctgacGAGGAACCCGATCAAAGAAAGACCGCCTCCAGAACCGCTCCAGAACCCGGTCCTGAAAAACGAAAAGCAACTCCTGAGAACGACGACGTTCCTCTGAAGACGCTCAAGAGGGAGAAcggaccagaaccgggtcagaacctgaGCACGGCGGAACCAGAGGCTGACGAAGagaaaaagcagcaaataaaGACAGACGAGCAGAAccaagcagaaccagaaccacgtGAACAG GAGTCTGGAGCgccaccagcagagggcgccgctgagCCGCAGAAACCTGTCG GAGCCGAGTTCGTTCGTCCCGTCGTCGGTTACTTCTGCAACCTCTGTCAGCTGATCTTCATCGATGAAGATGAAGCCAAGCTGCAGCACTGCGCCACGCCGGCCCACTACAGGAAGTACCAG GAGAAAACTGGCAAAGATCTGTGGATGAGCTGA